A stretch of DNA from Streptomyces rubradiris:
GTGGGACGGTTGAGGCGTCGTTGAGGCGTCTCAAGGCGGGCGCCGGCCTGCCGGGCGGGGGCGGACAGGCGGGCGGGCCTGCCGAGGTGTGGTGTCCGGTGATTAGGCTGGGAGCGGGCGCGATGGCAGGACCCGTGGGCCGGGCGTCGGTGTCCCGGGGGGAGGTCCGGTGAGTCGGACCGCCTCGAACGACTACGGACGACTCGGTACGACACGACATGGTCGCCCCGGCACGGCATGAGGGTGCTCGACCACACCAGGAGGAATTGTGAGCAGCGATCGGGACGGGATGCGCGGGGGCTGGGACACACCCGGCGATGACCAGCCCGACGCGGAGGCCGTCGAGACCACCGGCGAGTTCACCATCGACTACGCTCCCCCCGCCTGGTACACGCAGAACGCCTCGGGTACGTCGGGAGGCGCGAGCGGTTTCACCGGTTCCGCGGATCAGGGCGCTCCGGCCGGTTCGGCGGTGCCGTCGTTCCCGACGAGCCCGCCGACCCAGGCCCCGGCTCCCGCCCCGGCCCCTGGTGCCACGCCGCCTGCCGTCCAGCCGACGGGCACGCCCGCGCAGGGCACTCCGTTCGCGCCGCCGCCGGGGGCTCCGTTCACCCCGCCGTCGGGCACTCCGTTCGCCCCGCCGGAGGGCACCGCGTATCCGCCGCCGTCCGCTCCCGCGCAGGGGTCTTCGGGCCCGCCTCCGCAGGGTGCGCCGTACGCCCCTGAGGGTGCGCCGTACGCCCCGCCCGCGCCGCCGGCCGGCGGCCCGGTTCCGATGCCGCGGCTGCCCGAGGGCTTCGAACCGCAGCAGCCTCAGCAGCCGCAGCCGGCCGGGCAGGAGGTGCCGGGCGCTCCCGCCGGGGTCCCGGCGGAGACGGACAACGGGGACCTGGAGAGCGGGGCGACCATGCGGTTCTCCGCCGTCGCCCTGAAGCGCGAGATGGCCGAGTTCGCCGAGCGCGTGGCGGCCGAGACCAAGCCGGCCGAGGGCACCGACGGTTCGGCCGAGGAAGCCGGTGCCGGGGGTTCCGGCGATTCCGGGGATTCCGCCGATTCCAGGGCTTCCGGGGCTTCCGGGGCTTCCGGGGATCGGAAGGACGGCGAGGGCGCGGTGGCCGAGGCCGCCGGCTCGGAGACCGCCGCATCGGTCTCCGGTGTGCCGGATTCCGGTGCCTCGGGTGACTCTCCGTCCGAGGAAGGCAAGGCCGGTCAGGAGGACGCGGGGTCCGCCGCCGCTGACGGTTCCGTGGCGGCGGAGGGCACGGACGACAAGGCTGCCGAGGTGACCGCCCAGGAGGGGAGCGCCGAGGAGGGCGCCGCCGACTCCGCGCGGACCGACGCCTCGGCGCCCTCGGACGCCGTACCGGCGGACGGTACGGCCCAGCAGAGCGCTCCGGAGGACGGCGCACCGCAGGACAGCGCCCCGGGCGACGGCACCCCGGACGGCAGCACCGCGAGTGACGGCACTGTGAGTGACGGCACCGCGAGCAATGGTGCCCCGGGCGCCGATGCCGCGGCCGTGGCCGTCGACGCCTCGGGCGACGCCGCCCAGCAGCCCACGGACGCCCAGCCGCTCGCCGCTCCCCAGCCCGGCGGCTACGGCTTCCCCCAGCCCCCGGCGCCCCAGCAGCCCGGCGTGCCCCAGCCCGGGGGCTACGGCTTCCCGCCGCCCCCGGCGACTCCGCAGCCCGGCGCTCCCCAGCCCGCGCCCGGTGCCCCGTACGCCGCCGCGCCGCCCGCTCCCCCGGCTCCGCAGGGGGCCCAGCCCGGCTGGGCGCCGCCGCCCGGGCCGCAGCACGGGGTGCCTCCGCTGCCGCCCGCGTACCAGCCCGCCGCTCCCGCGCCCGCCGCCCAGTGGCCGCAGCAGCCCGGGCCGATGCCGGGTCAGCAGCCACAGCCACAGCCGGTGGACGGCCAGGGCCAGGGCCAGGCCGGCGCTCCCGGTGCGCAACCGCCGTTCCAGCCGCAGGCCCCGCAGCCCGCGCCCGCCGCGTGGCAGCAGCCGAACAACCCGGGCCACCCCAACAACCCGGGTCAGCCGAACAACCCCGGCCAGCCGAACCAGCCCACCGTGCCGGCGGCCGGTCCGCAGCCGGTCCCCAACGGTCCCATGCCGCCCGGCGGTTACGGCTTCCCACCGCCCGGTGCATCCAACTCCCCGGCGCAGCCCGGTGGTTACGGCTTCCCCCAGCCGCCGGCACCCCAGCCGAACCCCGGCGGCCCGACCCCGCCGAACCCCAACGGTCCCACCCCGCCCGGCGGCTACGGCTTCCCGCCGCCCGGCGCGCCCAACCCCCCGGCGCAGCCCGGTGGTTACGGCTTCCCCCAGCCGCCGCAGGGTCCGGAGTCCGGCGTGCCGCAGGCTCCGGCCGATCCGCGTTCCGGTGCGGCCTGGCCGCAGCCCGTGCGGCACGACCAGCGGCAGCCGACCAACCCCGGTGCCGCGCCGCTCGGTTACACCGCCGCCGTGGAGCTGTCCTCGGACCGGCTGCTCAACAACAAGAAGCAGAAGGCGAAGAGCGGCCGGCCCGCCGCGGCCGGCGGCCGGTTCAAGCTGGGCGGGAAGAAGGAGGAGGCCGAGCGGCAGCGGAAGCTGGAACTGATCCGTACGCCGGTGCTGTCCTGCTACCGGATCGCGGTGATCAGCCTCAAGGGCGGCGTGGGCAAGACGACCACGACGACCGCGCTCGGCTCCACCCTGGCCACGGAGCGGCAGGACAAGATCCTTGCCATCGACGCCAACCCGGACGCGGGCACGCTCGGGCGCCGGGTGCGCCGGGAGACCGGGGCCACCATCCGTGACCTCGTGCAGGCCATCCCGTACCTGAACTCGTACATGGACATCCGGCGGTTCACCTCCCAGGCGCCTTCCGGCCTGGAGATCATCGCCAACGACGTGGACCCGGCCGTCTCGACCACGTTCAACGACGAGGACTACCGGCGGGCGATCGACGTCCTCGGCCGGCAGTACCCGGTCATCCTGACCGACTCGGGCACCGGTCTGCTGTACAGCGCGATGCGCGGGGTGCTGGACCTCGCCGACCAGCTGATCATCATCTCCACACCCTCGGTGGACGGCGCGAGCAGTGCCAGTACGACGCTGGACTGGCTGTCCGCGCACGGGTACTCCGACCTGGTCTCCCGGTCCCTCACCGTGATCTCCGGGGTCCGCGAGACCGGCAAGATGATCAAGGTCGAGGACATCGTGGCGCACTTCGAGACCCGTACGCGCGGGGTCGTCGTCGTCCCCTTCGACGAGCACCTGGCCGCCGGCGCCGAGGTCGACCTGGACATGATGCGGCCGAAGACCCGCGAGGCGTACTTCAACCTGGCCGCGATGGTCGCCGAGGACTTCACCCGGCACCAGCAGGCGCACGGGCTGTGGACGAGCGACGGCAACCCGCCGCCGGTGGCCGCCCCGCCGATGCCGGGCCAGGCCGTGCCGGGCCAGCAGCCGTACGGCGCGGGCCAGCCGTATCCCCAGGCACCTGGCCAGCCGTACCCGCAGGCGCCCGGCCAGCCGTACGCCCCAACGCAGCAGCCGTACCCGCCGCAGCAGGGCCAGCCCCAGCCGTACCCGGGCCAGCCCCAGCCGGGCGGCTACCCGCAGCCCGGACAGCCGCAGCCGCAGGCCCAGCCGTACCCGGGTCAGGCCCAGGGCCAGGGCCAGCAGCCGCCGCAGGCTCCGCCCCAGCAGTAGCGGGCAGGACAGACGAAAGGGCGGCCGGTGCGCATCGCACCGGCCGCCCTTTCGCTTCGTAAAACCGACAAGGACCCCTCCGGCTACCCCTCCGCCGCCACGATCTCCCGGCAGCGCTGCACGTCCACGGCCATCTGCTCCAGCAGGGCCTCCAGCGACTCGAACTTCGCCTGGCCGCGCACGTAGGCGAGGAAGTCGACGGCGACGTGCAGCCCGTACAGATCGAGGCCGACGCGGTCGATGGCGTACGCCTCCACCGTGCGCTCGGTGCCGTCGAACTGCGGGTTGGTGCCCACGGAGATGGCGGCCGGCATGGCCTCGCCCTGGGCGTGCAGGAAGCCCGC
This window harbors:
- a CDS encoding SCO5717 family growth-regulating ATPase, producing the protein MSSDRDGMRGGWDTPGDDQPDAEAVETTGEFTIDYAPPAWYTQNASGTSGGASGFTGSADQGAPAGSAVPSFPTSPPTQAPAPAPAPGATPPAVQPTGTPAQGTPFAPPPGAPFTPPSGTPFAPPEGTAYPPPSAPAQGSSGPPPQGAPYAPEGAPYAPPAPPAGGPVPMPRLPEGFEPQQPQQPQPAGQEVPGAPAGVPAETDNGDLESGATMRFSAVALKREMAEFAERVAAETKPAEGTDGSAEEAGAGGSGDSGDSADSRASGASGASGDRKDGEGAVAEAAGSETAASVSGVPDSGASGDSPSEEGKAGQEDAGSAAADGSVAAEGTDDKAAEVTAQEGSAEEGAADSARTDASAPSDAVPADGTAQQSAPEDGAPQDSAPGDGTPDGSTASDGTVSDGTASNGAPGADAAAVAVDASGDAAQQPTDAQPLAAPQPGGYGFPQPPAPQQPGVPQPGGYGFPPPPATPQPGAPQPAPGAPYAAAPPAPPAPQGAQPGWAPPPGPQHGVPPLPPAYQPAAPAPAAQWPQQPGPMPGQQPQPQPVDGQGQGQAGAPGAQPPFQPQAPQPAPAAWQQPNNPGHPNNPGQPNNPGQPNQPTVPAAGPQPVPNGPMPPGGYGFPPPGASNSPAQPGGYGFPQPPAPQPNPGGPTPPNPNGPTPPGGYGFPPPGAPNPPAQPGGYGFPQPPQGPESGVPQAPADPRSGAAWPQPVRHDQRQPTNPGAAPLGYTAAVELSSDRLLNNKKQKAKSGRPAAAGGRFKLGGKKEEAERQRKLELIRTPVLSCYRIAVISLKGGVGKTTTTTALGSTLATERQDKILAIDANPDAGTLGRRVRRETGATIRDLVQAIPYLNSYMDIRRFTSQAPSGLEIIANDVDPAVSTTFNDEDYRRAIDVLGRQYPVILTDSGTGLLYSAMRGVLDLADQLIIISTPSVDGASSASTTLDWLSAHGYSDLVSRSLTVISGVRETGKMIKVEDIVAHFETRTRGVVVVPFDEHLAAGAEVDLDMMRPKTREAYFNLAAMVAEDFTRHQQAHGLWTSDGNPPPVAAPPMPGQAVPGQQPYGAGQPYPQAPGQPYPQAPGQPYAPTQQPYPPQQGQPQPYPGQPQPGGYPQPGQPQPQAQPYPGQAQGQGQQPPQAPPQQ